The following proteins are encoded in a genomic region of Porphyrobacter sp. CACIAM 03H1:
- a CDS encoding CTP synthase produces MARFIFITGGVVSSLGKGLMAASLAALLQARGYKVRIRKFDPYLNVDPGTMSPYQHGEVFVTDDGAETDLDLGHYERFTGVSARQSDNITSGRVYRDIIAKERRGDYLGATVQVIPHVTDAIKEFALADQGDHDFILCEIGGTVGDIESLPFMEAIRQLRNELEPFQTVSVHVTLVPYIKAAGELKTKPTQHSVRELAALGIKPDILLCRAEHPIPESDRRKIAQFCNVRAEAVIPALDAPSIYSVPQQYHAEGLDREVLRAFGITDAPEPDLSAWKDVTDRHFNPEGEVTIAVVGKYVGLPDAYKSLNEALVHGGLANRVKVNIRWIDAEIFEGDDDSQIIAQLEPMHGILVPGGFGERGSEGKIASVRFARERGVPFFGICLGMQMACIEGARAAGFEKASSTEFGPTDTPVVGIITEWMSKEGLQSRAEGGDLGGTMRLGAYTAKLSPNSHTSRIYGGAETISERHRHRYEVNSAFIEPLEKQGLIFSGMSPDGLLPEIVERPDHPWFVGVQFHPELKSRPFDPHPLFAGFIAAALQQSRLV; encoded by the coding sequence ATGGCGCGGTTCATTTTCATCACCGGCGGCGTGGTCTCCTCGCTCGGCAAAGGTCTCATGGCAGCCTCTCTGGCGGCCCTCCTTCAGGCGCGCGGCTACAAGGTCCGCATCCGCAAGTTCGACCCCTATCTCAACGTCGATCCGGGGACGATGAGCCCCTACCAGCACGGCGAGGTCTTTGTCACCGACGACGGGGCCGAGACCGATCTCGACCTCGGCCATTACGAGCGTTTCACCGGCGTCTCGGCGCGCCAGAGCGACAACATCACCTCGGGCCGGGTTTACCGCGACATCATCGCCAAGGAGCGCCGCGGCGATTATCTCGGCGCGACCGTTCAGGTGATCCCGCACGTCACCGACGCGATCAAGGAATTCGCGCTCGCCGACCAGGGCGACCATGATTTCATCCTGTGCGAGATCGGCGGGACGGTGGGCGACATCGAATCGCTGCCCTTCATGGAAGCGATCCGCCAGCTTCGTAACGAGCTCGAGCCGTTCCAGACGGTTTCTGTCCACGTGACGCTGGTGCCCTACATCAAGGCGGCGGGCGAGCTTAAGACCAAGCCAACCCAGCACTCGGTGCGCGAACTGGCGGCGCTCGGGATCAAGCCCGACATCCTGCTGTGCCGCGCCGAGCATCCGATTCCCGAGAGCGACCGCCGCAAGATCGCGCAATTCTGCAACGTCCGGGCCGAGGCGGTGATCCCCGCGCTCGATGCGCCCTCGATCTACTCGGTCCCGCAGCAGTATCACGCCGAGGGGCTCGACCGCGAGGTGCTGCGCGCTTTCGGCATCACCGACGCGCCCGAACCCGACCTGTCCGCCTGGAAGGACGTCACCGACCGTCACTTCAACCCCGAGGGTGAAGTCACCATCGCGGTGGTGGGCAAGTATGTGGGCCTCCCCGATGCCTACAAGAGCCTCAACGAGGCGCTGGTGCATGGCGGGCTCGCCAACCGCGTGAAGGTCAATATCCGCTGGATCGACGCGGAGATCTTTGAAGGCGACGACGACAGCCAGATCATCGCCCAGCTCGAACCGATGCACGGCATCCTCGTGCCCGGCGGCTTCGGCGAGCGCGGGAGCGAGGGCAAGATCGCAAGCGTGCGCTTCGCGCGGGAGCGGGGCGTGCCCTTCTTCGGAATCTGCCTCGGCATGCAGATGGCCTGCATCGAGGGCGCGCGCGCGGCGGGTTTCGAGAAGGCGTCCTCGACCGAGTTCGGCCCGACCGACACGCCCGTCGTCGGCATCATCACCGAATGGATGAGCAAGGAAGGCCTCCAGAGCCGCGCCGAGGGCGGCGATCTGGGCGGTACGATGCGGCTTGGCGCCTACACGGCCAAGCTCAGCCCCAACAGCCACACCTCGCGCATTTATGGCGGCGCGGAGACGATCTCCGAGCGCCACCGCCACCGCTACGAGGTCAACAGCGCCTTCATCGAGCCGCTCGAGAAGCAGGGCCTGATCTTTTCGGGCATGAGCCCCGACGGGTTGCTGCCCGAGATCGTCGAGCGGCCCGATCATCCATGGTTCGTGGGCGTACAGTTCCATCCCGAACTGAAGTCGCGCCCCTTCGATCCGCATCCGTTGTTCGCCGGCTTCATCGCCGCAGCCTTGCAGCAGTCGCGGCTCGTCTAG
- the grxC gene encoding glutaredoxin 3 has product MAAPQIDIYTKFACPFCVRAKRLLTEKGAVFNEYDITMGGPKREEMLARAPNAMTVPQIFIGDTHVGGSDDLAALEREGKLDALLAG; this is encoded by the coding sequence ATGGCCGCCCCCCAGATCGACATCTACACCAAGTTCGCCTGTCCCTTCTGCGTGCGCGCCAAGCGCCTGCTGACCGAGAAGGGTGCCGTCTTCAACGAATACGACATCACGATGGGCGGGCCGAAGCGCGAGGAAATGCTCGCCCGCGCCCCGAACGCGATGACGGTGCCGCAGATTTTCATTGGCGATACCCATGTGGGCGGGTCGGACGATCTGGCCGCGCTTGAACGCGAGGGCAAGCTCGACGCGCTTCTCGCGGGATAG
- a CDS encoding anthranilate synthase component II has translation MILVIDNYDSFTFNLVHYLMELGAEVRVERNDALTAAEALRTNASGFLISPGPCTPNEAGISLDLVAACADAGKPLMGVCLGHQAIGQHFGGTVQRGGLMHGKTSPVTHDGSGVFAGLPSPFTATRYHSLEVVNVPEALVANAHAETPGADHPSVMGFRHAELPIHSVQFHPESIATEHGHALLANFVRLCGLEPVLPERLRA, from the coding sequence ATGATCCTCGTCATCGACAATTACGACAGCTTCACCTTCAACCTTGTCCATTACCTGATGGAGCTGGGCGCCGAGGTGCGGGTGGAGCGCAACGACGCCCTCACCGCCGCCGAGGCGCTGCGGACCAATGCTTCCGGATTCCTGATTTCGCCCGGCCCCTGCACGCCCAACGAGGCCGGGATCAGCCTCGATCTGGTCGCGGCCTGCGCGGATGCGGGCAAGCCCCTGATGGGCGTGTGCCTCGGGCATCAGGCGATCGGCCAGCATTTCGGCGGCACGGTGCAGCGCGGCGGCTTGATGCACGGCAAGACCTCGCCTGTGACGCATGACGGGTCGGGGGTGTTCGCCGGGCTCCCCTCGCCCTTCACCGCCACACGCTATCACAGCCTCGAGGTGGTGAACGTGCCCGAGGCGCTCGTCGCCAACGCCCATGCCGAAACGCCGGGCGCCGATCACCCCTCCGTGATGGGTTTCCGCCACGCCGAGCTGCCGATCCATTCGGTGCAGTTCCACCCCGAGAGCATCGCCACAGAGCACGGCCATGCGCTGCTCGCCAACTTCGTGCGGCTGTGCGGGCTGGAGCCGGTACTGCCCGAAAGGCTGCGCGCATGA
- a CDS encoding Hsp20 family protein yields MSRFDFTPYRRSTVGFDRLFDLLENQARLNAGDNYPPFNISRRGEDNYRITLAVAGFRPQDIDITAQQNLLVVQGRKREEAEDGSELIHVGIANRGFERRFELADFVRVERADLADGLLIIDLVREVPDAMKPRKIAIGGAATLTAVPSPDDSDAASAA; encoded by the coding sequence ATGTCGCGTTTCGATTTCACCCCCTATCGCCGCTCCACCGTGGGCTTCGATCGCCTGTTCGACCTGCTCGAGAACCAGGCGCGCCTCAATGCCGGCGACAACTACCCCCCCTTCAACATCTCGCGCCGCGGCGAGGACAATTACCGCATCACCCTCGCGGTTGCTGGCTTCCGCCCGCAGGACATCGACATCACCGCGCAGCAGAACCTGCTCGTCGTGCAGGGCCGCAAGCGCGAGGAGGCCGAGGACGGATCGGAGCTGATCCACGTCGGCATCGCCAACCGTGGCTTCGAACGCCGCTTCGAACTGGCCGACTTCGTGCGGGTGGAGCGCGCGGACCTCGCTGACGGACTGCTGATCATCGATCTCGTGCGCGAGGTTCCCGATGCGATGAAGCCGCGCAAGATCGCCATCGGCGGCGCGGCAACCCTGACGGCGGTGCCGTCTCCCGACGACAGCGACGCGGCCAGCGCCGCCTGA
- the tpiA gene encoding triose-phosphate isomerase, with amino-acid sequence MTRRPYIVGNWKMHGTRAMLSEARAIDRAAQRHMKVEVALAPPYTLIHPIHREAEQIAVGAQDCHHAEGGAHTGDISAAMIADAGAKFVILGHSERRQDHGESDALVRAKAEAALAAGLRIIMCCGESAETRDSGKAVAFVKRQLKASLPPADRIPGEIADRITVAYEPIWAIGTGNAATTDDIAEMHAAIRALLVELLGEEQGAEVRILYGGSVKPDNAAEIFAVPEVGGALVGGASLTADSFMGIALAASEPFEN; translated from the coding sequence ATGACCCGCCGACCCTATATCGTCGGAAACTGGAAGATGCACGGCACCCGCGCGATGCTGTCCGAAGCGCGCGCGATCGACCGTGCGGCACAGCGTCACATGAAGGTCGAGGTGGCGCTCGCGCCGCCTTACACGCTGATCCACCCGATCCACCGCGAGGCCGAGCAGATCGCGGTCGGCGCGCAGGATTGCCACCATGCCGAGGGCGGGGCGCACACCGGGGACATCTCGGCGGCGATGATCGCCGATGCCGGCGCCAAGTTCGTGATCCTCGGCCATTCCGAGCGGCGGCAGGACCATGGCGAGAGCGATGCGCTGGTGCGCGCCAAGGCCGAAGCCGCGCTGGCGGCGGGGCTGCGCATCATCATGTGCTGCGGCGAGAGCGCCGAGACCCGCGATTCGGGCAAGGCGGTGGCTTTCGTGAAGCGCCAGCTCAAGGCCTCGCTTCCGCCCGCCGACCGGATCCCGGGCGAGATCGCCGACCGCATCACCGTCGCCTACGAGCCGATCTGGGCGATCGGCACCGGCAATGCCGCCACCACCGACGACATCGCCGAGATGCACGCCGCGATCCGCGCGCTGCTGGTCGAGCTGCTGGGCGAGGAGCAGGGCGCGGAGGTGCGCATCCTCTACGGCGGTTCGGTCAAGCCGGACAATGCCGCGGAAATCTTTGCCGTGCCCGAAGTCGGCGGGGCGCTGGTCGGAGGCGCGAGCCTCACCGCCGACAGCTTCATGGGCATCGCGCTGGCCGCGAGCGAGCCCTTCGAGAACTGA
- a CDS encoding phosphodiester glycosidase family protein, producing MRRVFLAALLPLACLAACSEAPEGEALVRVNLDGSEVEETAAPDPAATATEPAVPSACKSVTFEGVPLTHCIADPAQHRIQMANVGPDKQPFASLSAFAASVDPATIAFAMNGGMYGDDLKPIGYYVQNGERLAELNRETGEGNFYMKPNGVFFGSGGSWRVLGSNTFFNTVGDRPEFGTQSGPLLLDGGKLHPDIQDDGPSKAIRNGVGVDAGGKAHFVIADAPVSFGQLARYFRDELKVANALYLDGQVSSLWDPATGRMDKGRVGPIIVVTKRSEKAGAASE from the coding sequence ATGAGGCGCGTTTTCCTCGCGGCGCTGCTGCCGCTCGCATGTCTCGCCGCCTGCTCCGAAGCCCCCGAGGGCGAGGCTCTGGTGCGTGTCAATCTCGATGGCTCCGAGGTCGAGGAAACCGCCGCCCCCGATCCGGCCGCGACCGCGACCGAGCCCGCGGTGCCCTCGGCCTGCAAGAGCGTCACCTTCGAGGGCGTCCCCCTCACCCACTGCATCGCCGATCCCGCGCAGCACCGCATCCAGATGGCGAATGTGGGGCCGGACAAGCAGCCCTTCGCCTCGCTTTCCGCCTTCGCCGCCAGCGTCGATCCGGCAACCATCGCCTTCGCCATGAACGGCGGGATGTACGGCGATGACCTCAAGCCCATCGGCTACTACGTCCAGAACGGCGAGCGCCTGGCGGAACTCAACCGCGAGACCGGCGAGGGCAATTTCTACATGAAGCCCAACGGCGTGTTCTTCGGCTCGGGCGGAAGCTGGCGCGTGCTGGGGAGCAACACCTTCTTCAACACCGTGGGCGACCGGCCCGAATTCGGCACCCAGTCGGGCCCGCTGCTGCTCGACGGCGGCAAGCTCCACCCCGATATTCAGGACGACGGGCCCTCCAAGGCGATCCGCAACGGCGTGGGCGTGGACGCGGGCGGCAAGGCGCATTTCGTGATCGCCGATGCGCCGGTGAGCTTCGGCCAGCTCGCCCGCTATTTCCGCGACGAACTGAAGGTCGCCAATGCGCTCTATCTCGACGGGCAGGTGTCCTCCCTGTGGGACCCGGCGACCGGCCGCATGGACAAGGGCCGCGTCGGGCCGATCATCGTGGTGACGAAGCGGTCAGAGAAGGCAGGGGCGGCAAGCGAATGA
- the secG gene encoding preprotein translocase subunit SecG encodes MFIFLTVIQALVAAALVGVVLMQRSEGGGLGIGGSPGGAFGARGAADFLTRSTKWLAVAFVALSIVLAGLAVRESRVGGVTSTLDRAAPAPAAPDLLADPVPAPAPAEPAPAPAAPEATGEGAQ; translated from the coding sequence CTGTTCATCTTCCTCACCGTGATCCAGGCCCTCGTGGCCGCCGCGCTGGTCGGCGTCGTGCTGATGCAGCGCTCCGAGGGCGGCGGGCTCGGCATCGGCGGCAGCCCGGGCGGCGCTTTCGGCGCGCGCGGGGCGGCGGACTTCCTGACCCGTTCGACCAAGTGGCTGGCGGTCGCCTTCGTGGCGCTCTCGATCGTGCTCGCCGGTCTCGCGGTGCGCGAAAGCCGGGTCGGCGGGGTGACGAGCACGCTGGACCGCGCGGCTCCGGCACCGGCAGCGCCCGATCTGCTCGCCGATCCGGTCCCGGCCCCCGCGCCGGCCGAGCCGGCCCCGGCACCCGCGGCACCCGAAGCCACAGGCGAGGGCGCGCAGTAA
- the trpD gene encoding anthranilate phosphoribosyltransferase, producing MSLLPDIATPLSEAEAEAAFGTLLDGAPSEEEIADFLVALSARGETADEIAGAARALRARLIPIASPEGAIDVCGTGGDGHHTLNVSTAVSLVVAACGVPVAKHGNRAASSKAGAADTLEALGLDMDAAGRTAEKTLAEIGICFLFAKNHHPAMARIQPIRVKIGQRTIFNLMGPLSNPAKVRSQLIGIARPAYVPIYAGAMARLGTGRSLIVSGDEGLDELSLAGGNEVAVVTGHGFTMERVDASAAGLPHAPIEAIRGDDARHNAAALRALLMGTPGPYRDAVLFNAAGALTVAGRGESWPERAAMAAEAIDSGAALALLERWIALAK from the coding sequence ATGAGCCTGCTGCCCGACATCGCCACCCCCCTGAGCGAGGCCGAGGCCGAGGCCGCCTTCGGCACCCTGCTCGACGGGGCGCCGTCGGAGGAGGAGATCGCGGACTTCCTCGTTGCCCTCTCGGCGCGCGGCGAGACCGCCGACGAGATCGCGGGCGCGGCGCGGGCGCTGCGGGCGCGGCTCATCCCCATCGCCTCGCCCGAGGGCGCGATCGATGTCTGCGGGACGGGGGGCGACGGGCACCACACCCTGAACGTCTCGACCGCGGTCAGCCTCGTGGTCGCGGCCTGCGGCGTGCCGGTCGCCAAGCACGGCAACCGCGCGGCCTCATCCAAGGCAGGGGCGGCGGACACATTGGAAGCCCTCGGGCTCGACATGGACGCGGCCGGACGCACGGCGGAGAAGACGCTCGCCGAGATCGGCATCTGCTTTCTCTTCGCGAAGAACCACCACCCCGCGATGGCGCGCATCCAGCCCATCCGCGTGAAGATCGGCCAGCGCACGATCTTCAACCTGATGGGCCCGCTGTCGAACCCGGCGAAGGTCAGGAGCCAGCTCATCGGCATCGCCCGGCCCGCCTATGTCCCCATCTATGCCGGTGCGATGGCGCGGCTCGGCACAGGGCGTTCGCTGATCGTCTCGGGGGACGAGGGGCTGGACGAGCTGAGCCTCGCGGGCGGCAACGAGGTCGCGGTGGTGACGGGGCACGGCTTCACCATGGAGCGCGTGGATGCCTCGGCCGCCGGTCTGCCCCATGCGCCGATCGAGGCGATCCGGGGCGACGATGCGCGGCACAACGCCGCCGCGCTCAGGGCGCTGCTGATGGGCACCCCCGGCCCCTATCGCGATGCGGTGCTGTTCAACGCCGCGGGCGCGCTGACGGTCGCGGGACGCGGCGAAAGCTGGCCGGAGCGGGCGGCCATGGCCGCCGAGGCGATCGATTCGGGCGCGGCCCTGGCCTTGCTCGAACGCTGGATTGCTTTAGCGAAGTGA
- a CDS encoding peptidylprolyl isomerase yields the protein MISFFRRFFASKIGLPIVLAFLALMALAFAASDITGSTFGGVSGGDRLAVVGGEGIPISELPVAANAALDQVRAQNPTLTMPEFVAEGGLDEVIDQLIDRFAVGEYGRRYGLRAGENLVNSEILKIPAFQGVTGNFDEQTYLAALRSRNLSDATFRRDLQDGLLEQQLLRSAVAAPQLPEKIARQYAALVLEKRKGEIALIPSAAFAPAGNPSDAQLTAWYKDNRTQFIRPERRTLRFAVFGADTLKVNATPTAAEIAERYKRDAAKYAASEKRAVTSFVVPTQDAAKALAARIAGGASLEAVAREAGFTASSSEAREREAMAGATSFAFAQAAFKAAQGGVIEPAQGTLGWYVARVDRIERTPARSLAQATPEITEQLAGEKRVAAIADLVAEIEGEVDGGTALAEVAKAYGLKVETTPALLANGRAFGKPEVQIVPQLAPVLQTAFQMEESEPQLAEVVPGEQFVIFEVARVEEASAPPLAEVRDAAIAGWKRAQGAILAKQAAERILAKVRGGTPLAAAMAAENKPGFEREVIDLERRQLLAQQRGRIAPPLVLMFSMAEGTAKTLEAPRNIGWYIVDLEDISTLPLDQEGQMIAQTRQQLGQTLSEEYRSQATAAMRKELGVTRNDNAIAAVRRQLVGEQ from the coding sequence ATGATTTCCTTCTTCCGCCGCTTTTTCGCCTCGAAGATCGGTCTGCCGATCGTTCTGGCCTTCCTTGCGCTCATGGCGCTGGCCTTTGCGGCCTCGGACATCACCGGCAGCACCTTCGGCGGCGTGTCGGGCGGCGACCGTCTGGCGGTAGTGGGGGGCGAGGGGATCCCGATCTCCGAACTGCCGGTGGCGGCAAACGCCGCGCTCGACCAGGTGCGCGCGCAGAACCCCACCCTGACCATGCCCGAATTCGTCGCCGAGGGCGGACTCGACGAGGTGATCGACCAGCTGATCGACCGCTTTGCCGTGGGCGAATACGGCCGCCGCTATGGCCTGCGCGCGGGCGAGAATCTCGTGAACAGCGAGATCCTCAAGATCCCCGCCTTCCAGGGCGTGACCGGCAATTTCGACGAACAGACCTACCTCGCCGCACTGCGCTCGCGGAACCTGAGCGATGCGACCTTCCGCCGCGACCTGCAGGACGGCCTGCTCGAACAGCAGTTGCTCCGCTCGGCAGTGGCCGCGCCGCAGCTGCCAGAGAAGATCGCCCGCCAATATGCCGCGCTGGTGCTGGAAAAGCGCAAGGGCGAGATCGCGCTGATCCCCTCGGCCGCCTTCGCGCCGGCGGGCAATCCGTCCGACGCGCAGCTTACCGCGTGGTACAAGGACAACCGCACCCAGTTCATCCGTCCCGAACGCCGCACCCTGCGCTTCGCGGTGTTCGGTGCCGACACGCTCAAGGTCAACGCCACTCCGACCGCCGCCGAGATCGCGGAACGCTACAAGCGCGACGCGGCCAAGTATGCGGCAAGCGAGAAGCGCGCGGTGACGAGCTTCGTCGTCCCCACCCAGGACGCCGCCAAGGCGCTCGCCGCGCGCATCGCCGGCGGCGCCTCGCTCGAAGCCGTCGCCCGCGAGGCGGGCTTCACCGCCTCGTCCTCCGAGGCGCGCGAGCGCGAGGCGATGGCGGGGGCGACCAGCTTCGCCTTCGCGCAAGCCGCGTTCAAGGCCGCGCAGGGCGGCGTGATCGAACCGGCACAGGGCACGCTCGGATGGTATGTCGCGCGCGTCGACCGGATCGAGCGCACCCCCGCCCGCAGCCTCGCCCAGGCGACGCCCGAGATCACCGAGCAGCTGGCGGGCGAGAAACGCGTTGCCGCGATCGCCGATCTCGTCGCCGAGATCGAAGGCGAGGTCGACGGCGGCACAGCGCTCGCCGAGGTCGCCAAGGCCTATGGCCTCAAGGTCGAGACCACCCCCGCCCTGCTCGCCAACGGCCGCGCTTTCGGAAAGCCCGAGGTGCAGATCGTGCCGCAGCTCGCGCCGGTGCTCCAGACCGCCTTCCAGATGGAGGAGAGCGAGCCGCAGCTCGCCGAGGTGGTGCCGGGCGAACAGTTCGTGATCTTCGAGGTCGCGCGGGTCGAGGAAGCCAGCGCCCCGCCGCTCGCCGAGGTCAGGGACGCCGCAATAGCCGGATGGAAGCGGGCGCAGGGTGCAATTCTCGCCAAGCAGGCGGCCGAGCGCATCCTCGCCAAGGTGCGCGGCGGCACCCCTCTCGCCGCAGCGATGGCGGCCGAGAACAAGCCTGGCTTCGAGCGCGAGGTGATCGATCTCGAGCGCCGCCAGCTGCTCGCCCAGCAGCGCGGTCGCATCGCCCCGCCGCTGGTCCTGATGTTCAGCATGGCCGAGGGCACCGCCAAGACACTCGAGGCGCCGCGCAACATCGGCTGGTACATCGTCGATCTGGAGGACATCAGCACCCTCCCGCTCGACCAGGAAGGCCAGATGATCGCCCAGACCCGCCAGCAGCTCGGCCAGACCCTGTCCGAGGAGTATCGCAGCCAGGCGACCGCCGCGATGCGCAAGGAGCTCGGCGTCACCCGCAACGACAACGCCATCGCCGCCGTGCGCCGGCAGCTGGTCGGCGAGCAGTGA
- a CDS encoding carbon-nitrogen hydrolase family protein, which translates to MLTIGVLQMTSGVDPEANLAVIEDAAKRCAKRGALMLFTPEMSLLLDRDRARARAWIESDAPDRVIESLSVIAAKQHLDIVVGSIPVAAGGGKWANRTHYFHPDLGPPVTYDKTHMFDVDLASGESWRESNAYEPGREVVTVEDTPLGRLGLTICYDLRFPALFGALGDRRCDAIAVPAAFTRPTGAAHWHVMLRARAIEAQAFVIAAAQVGRHEDGRETYGHSLVVDPWGEVLLDMGGDAPGLGFCDIDLGRIREVRAQVPALANRREIAKS; encoded by the coding sequence ATGCTCACCATCGGCGTCCTGCAGATGACCTCGGGTGTGGACCCGGAGGCCAATCTGGCGGTGATCGAGGATGCCGCAAAACGTTGCGCCAAGCGCGGCGCGCTGATGCTGTTCACCCCCGAGATGTCGCTGCTGCTCGACCGTGATCGCGCCCGCGCGCGTGCCTGGATCGAGAGCGATGCGCCGGACAGGGTGATCGAGAGCCTCTCTGTTATCGCGGCCAAGCAGCATCTCGATATCGTGGTCGGCTCGATACCGGTGGCGGCGGGTGGGGGCAAATGGGCCAACCGCACGCACTACTTCCACCCCGATCTCGGCCCGCCTGTCACCTACGACAAGACCCACATGTTCGACGTCGATCTCGCCAGCGGTGAGAGCTGGCGCGAAAGCAACGCCTACGAACCGGGGCGCGAGGTCGTGACGGTCGAGGATACGCCGCTCGGGCGGCTCGGTCTCACGATCTGCTACGATCTCAGGTTCCCCGCGCTGTTCGGTGCGCTTGGTGACCGCCGCTGCGATGCCATCGCCGTGCCCGCCGCCTTCACCCGGCCCACCGGCGCAGCCCACTGGCACGTGATGCTGCGCGCCCGGGCGATCGAGGCGCAGGCCTTCGTCATCGCCGCAGCCCAGGTTGGTCGCCACGAGGACGGGCGCGAGACCTATGGTCACTCGCTTGTCGTCGACCCGTGGGGCGAGGTGCTGCTCGACATGGGCGGCGATGCGCCGGGCCTCGGTTTCTGCGACATCGACCTTGGGCGGATCAGGGAGGTGCGTGCCCAGGTTCCGGCTCTTGCCAACCGGCGGGAAATCGCCAAATCCTGA
- the trpE gene encoding anthranilate synthase component I: MPTAAGLPENAAAATASLAQGRPALVWRRIIADSDTPVGAARRLIVPGRGDFLLESVEGGEVRGRYSLLGLDPDLVFRAEGARAAINREWRTDREAFAPLADDALAELRALAAACRIDPVPEGLPPALACLVGYFGYETIGLVETLPRAPKSALDLPDMLFVRPTVILVFDRLSDALFAIAPIWEAADPEAAVTRAGERIDATLSLLAQAAPARESDALPESLPDLAPVIAPEDYKAMALAAKEYIVAGDIFQVVLAQRFTCPFTLPPLALYRALRRVNPSPFLYFLDLPGFALVGSSPEILVRVRDDEVTIRPIAGTRPRGKTREEDEANEASLLADPKERAEHLMLLDLGRNDVGRVAAAGTVEVTDSFTIERYSHVMHIVSNVIGQLDGSRDALDALFAGFPAGTVSGAPKIRACEIIAELEPETRGAYAGGVGYFAPDGSLDSCIVLRTAVVKDGVMHVQAGAGIVADSDPDYELAECRAKAGALIAAAREAVRVAGEPGYGQ, translated from the coding sequence ATACCGACTGCCGCAGGCCTGCCCGAGAACGCCGCTGCCGCCACCGCTTCGCTGGCGCAGGGACGCCCTGCGCTGGTGTGGCGGCGCATCATCGCCGACAGCGACACGCCGGTCGGCGCGGCGCGGCGGCTGATCGTGCCGGGGCGCGGCGACTTCCTGCTCGAGAGTGTCGAGGGCGGCGAGGTGCGCGGGCGCTACAGCCTGCTCGGGCTCGATCCTGATCTGGTGTTCCGGGCCGAGGGCGCGCGCGCGGCGATCAACCGCGAATGGCGCACCGACCGCGAAGCCTTCGCGCCGCTCGCGGACGATGCACTGGCCGAGTTGCGCGCGCTTGCCGCCGCCTGCCGCATCGATCCCGTGCCAGAGGGCCTGCCCCCGGCACTCGCCTGCCTCGTCGGCTATTTCGGCTACGAGACCATCGGCCTCGTCGAAACCCTGCCGCGCGCGCCCAAGAGCGCGCTCGACCTGCCCGACATGCTGTTCGTGCGCCCGACGGTGATCCTCGTCTTCGACCGCCTCAGCGACGCGCTCTTCGCCATAGCCCCGATCTGGGAGGCCGCCGATCCCGAGGCCGCCGTCACCCGCGCGGGCGAGCGAATCGATGCCACGCTGAGCCTGCTCGCGCAGGCCGCCCCGGCCCGCGAGAGCGATGCCCTGCCCGAAAGCCTGCCCGACCTTGCCCCGGTGATCGCGCCCGAGGACTACAAGGCGATGGCGCTGGCCGCCAAGGAATACATCGTCGCGGGCGACATCTTCCAGGTGGTGCTCGCCCAGCGTTTCACCTGCCCCTTCACCCTCCCCCCGCTGGCGCTCTACCGCGCATTGCGAAGGGTGAACCCCTCGCCCTTCCTCTATTTCCTGGACCTCCCCGGCTTCGCGCTGGTCGGCTCGTCGCCCGAGATCCTCGTGCGCGTGCGTGACGACGAGGTGACGATCCGCCCGATCGCCGGCACCCGGCCGCGCGGGAAGACGCGCGAGGAGGACGAGGCCAACGAGGCCTCGCTGCTCGCCGATCCCAAGGAACGGGCCGAGCACCTGATGCTGCTCGATCTCGGCCGCAACGACGTGGGGCGCGTGGCAGCGGCGGGAACCGTCGAGGTCACCGACAGCTTCACCATCGAACGCTACAGCCACGTCATGCACATCGTCAGCAACGTGATAGGTCAGCTGGACGGATCGAGGGACGCGCTCGACGCGCTGTTCGCGGGCTTCCCGGCGGGCACCGTCTCGGGCGCACCAAAGATCCGTGCCTGCGAGATCATCGCCGAACTCGAACCCGAGACCCGCGGCGCCTATGCCGGGGGCGTCGGCTATTTCGCGCCCGACGGCAGCCTCGATTCGTGCATCGTCCTGCGCACGGCGGTTGTGAAGGATGGGGTGATGCACGTGCAGGCCGGGGCTGGGATCGTTGCCGACAGCGACCCCGACTACGAACTCGCCGAATGCCGCGCCAAGGCGGGCGCCCTGATCGCCGCCGCACGCGAGGCGGTGCGCGTCGCGGGCGAGCCGGGATACGGCCAATGA